The DNA window GGCATCCTCTAAACTTCTAGAGTATATCATCCACATCATTCTCTAAAGTCATGTGGGAAGTATTCATACCAAATCCATATATCACTGCATGTAGGtctgagaaagaaaagagagcagTTTTAACAGGAATCAGACAGTTTACATAACCTAATTTTTTCAATATAAATTCTCACACTACACAAGGGTTCTTCACAATACCTATTataaggggtgtcaattttggCCCGGCCATCTCAAGCCAGTACAAGGCAGGGGTTGAGCTTTTCATCTTGTAAGGTAAAGTCTAGGTTGGGATTTTTAGGTCCAAGGCCGTCCCATCCTGACCTTATGTATATAAATAAGTTACAAATATCCACACAACACCCAcattctttatttttcaattcaCCAACACTATATTTTTTAATCCATCTACACCACTAACACTCTTTATGGGTCTATGTTTTCTTGATTTATTATAATTAGGTTAACAATATTTTTTAAGAATgaatggtgttttttttttttttattattaaaaaaaaaatgattgatgtTCATAatgtttcttttctcatttttttagtGCCCaaacggtaaaaaaaaataggggtaaTGAACCTAAATGGCAAAAGCTAGGGGTGACAGGGTCAATCAAGGGCAACCTGGCCCAactcaatccaatccaatcagGATCAATTTAGGACGGACTGGGTTGGGCTGAGCATGACAAGGCTGAGCCTAGGCTTAGTAATGAGaacttagggttgggttagagttttaaaaatcaggcccagcccagcccactGACACCCCTACATGTGATAATACATGTGggctcccaaaaaaaaaactcctaaaCTGTTACACATCTTAAGGCCCATGTCTAGGTGCGCAGGTGCGTTCTTAGAAGTAGTAGACAAATTCCTTAGGGTGCTAGGAGTTCAGTATTTGGTGGATCATGTGGTTAAGTATGAACCAAAAAACTAGCAAAATGAGTATACTTCAGATCATAACCTATCTATATATCAAATAGCCAGAACAACCAAATTAGTGCTTCATGCATGTGGTAGACAAAGCAAAGCCCATAAGCAGAGCATATCCCCATAGGCCCTGGACAGATCCTTTATCCTGGCTTCATTTGTGTACACACTTGATCCTGAGAAGATAAGAATCTATGTTCATGTGTCTAGACCACCAAAATATGATGGATGTTAAAATATCCTAAAAATACAGTTTTTTGgagttattttttctttttgtccttttttaaGTTCCAATGAATGACTTGAAACTAGCCATAAAAGAAAGGATTTTCTAGGATGTCTTTAACACTAGTGAGACAAATTGAGGGGTATTTTTGCTTTTTTAGTTAGACTGAAAGGGTTCAAAAGTATCAGAAAGTTCAGAACAGGGAAAGATATTGCCTTTGTTCTCTTTGAGCTTGATGGATATACTACACTACTGATAGCCTAGTTCCTGTTTTTTACCAAGCTGTGGtgtagagagaaagaagagaaatgctAAGGTGGTCCTGGTATCATGGCATACCATGTGGCCCAGTTGCTTCACCTCTAAAAACTTTGAATCATGCACTTCTGATAGACAAATACAGGATCAAGTGGTAAACTGCTGAGTATCATTGTTGGCGTACCATGCAAAAACAATTATCTCATATCAGATGTGGGCAGCCCGGCCGATGTGTGAAGATTTATAAGCAGGAATCTCACATCGGATGTGAGTAACCTAATGTGAAGACTTGCAAGGACAAGTGCACCCTCTGTAATTTTTCGAGATAAAAATTGTCATTAACTTGTTGAAAATGCCCATCTATGGGTTCATATTTAGGGATTGGATGGGACCTTATTGTACTCAAAAGGCCACTGGAAAGATCTTAAAATGATGTCAAGGAGATAGGGGGGCAATCATTAAGTGCAACAGAGAAGTATGTCCATGGTCCCTTGTGTAGAGAGGAGGCAAAAACAGACATTCCACAAACACTTGCTATGGAGCCTCCTAACAAAAGATCTGAACATAAGAGGAGTCTATCCTGTCAATGAGACCATAAAACAAAGAGCTTGTGACCTTGTCCTCTCTGACTGGAATGCATCTGTGGACCTAAGGCATCTAGCTACTAGAAAGGATAGAGGGAATGAAATATGTTATGGGCAGTGTGACTTGTAGATACCTCAGCCATCTATCACCCAACTTAAGTCTCGACTCTGGAGGGAGTTTGATTCTTTTCACCCTTCTTTTCACCCTTCCTATTCtatgaagagagaaaaacacACTTCACAATAAAGATATCCCACAAGCATTAAAAATTCAAAGAGGAAAATGGATCTGAAAGTGACATCTAGATGGCACCAACCATCTAATCTGAAGAGGAAAAACAAACAagacaaaagaaggagaaaaagaaaaacagaaaaaggcaaaagaaagaaaaatttcacaGTGAAGTGCAGTGACTAAAATGGAAATAGGAAGAGTAACAGTGGCCAGCTATCCAATTTAAGATGAAATGGCTCTGATGGTGActtcaataataataaatagctCATTCCCTCCTCTACCAGACAGGTTACAGGTGGGGGAAAAACCCTTCCAATTAGAGAGGATGTAATAATACTTAGGTCAATGATCATGGTTGGTGAATCAAATGATGGTCCTTTGCAACAACAAAGTCTAGTGTTTTCTCCCCTACAAAGCTTATACCAACCCAAGTTAAAGCAAATTCTTGTTGAGGTGAAACTTGAAATATAGACATAAAAGAGGGAAGGTATGCTTTTGATGAAACCTGATAGAAACAGCAACAGACTGGTTAATGGACCCCTTAATTGATCATTATAACCAATTAACAATCAATACCTAATCAAATCTCTCCCAACCATTTCCGCACAGTGGGCCTGATTCTCTTGAATTTTCGGGGGTTACTCCCGAAATTTCTAAGGCCAATCCTGCTAAAAGGGACAAGCCCTTGCAGGATTTACCTAAGGAAGTATGAACTTCATGGAAGGTCTGGGGGACCTTATCAGGTTGAACAGATCAAGCCATTTATGGTGACCAAACATGAGAGAGACATGCTTATCCAAATCCGGTGCATCTCTTATGGCAGTCTGCCTTTCTGTTTCTCAATTTACAGGTGAGATTGGTTATTGGTTTGTTATGTTTCTTCTCTGTGTACTGTGAACATACAGCATTGTCAAGGCATCATTATCTTAATTAATGACCTTAGTTTGCAGATAAATAATAGAACTTCCAATGGAAAAGGTAAGGCTGCAGGTTTCTTTTGTTGGTGTCTGGagacttttattttattttttatttttttaataacatcCCTTcataaaaaagttaaaaaagtcTATTCTAAATGGTATCCCTCTGTACATGAAGTCTGAACTCCACTACATTGATCTGGTTATCTATTTTTCACAATATTCTAGTGTAGTGGATTGGATTTAAAAGTTATCTGATTCAATGGGCCTGGTCAGAACATCACCATTGCCAACCTGGGATTCTTGGATGCCCTTCTCGCCAAAAGGATTGAAAAAGCTTCCACATTACAGCTTTTGCTACAGTAAAGTAGAACAAGAATTTCTAGAGTTTCTTTCTTCTAATGTTGGTTGGTCTATGAAAAGTACAGGGGAACCCAAGATTGGAGTTAGAACTACCGGATCTCATGGTCGACTCCAGCTCAAAACTACCCAGCATCTGAATCTTCTGTTAGACTTAAGAAACCAGAGGCCCCCACTTAACAGCTGTTTACCATATCTAAAACTCTGTTTCCACCACAGATTACGCGGTTTTACAGTAATTCAAAAGCGGGTCccatacattaaaaaaaaaaaaaaaaaaaaaatgaaaaatcatgaCTGAGAAAATAATTGAACCATACAATATAATAAAACATCTTAATCAACTGATAATAGTATTACTGGATGGTAAGGTTGACATGACAACAAAGGTTGGATCAGAAGTTGGTACCAAAACTCCTCCTTCCCTCCTTTCCTTTCACTTTAATGTTCTTCTTACCATGCTACATCTTATATTTGCTGTAATTATATTTTGCACCACAGAATACAATTAGTTCTAAAATTTTACAAAGGATACTTGTGAGAATTCTCCAAAGAATCAGTCACAGAAATGATGAACACAAAGAAGGGGAcccaaaaaagggaaagaaaaaaaaaaaatctcttgctcaGGACTAATGGTTGATAGTTCAGGAGCTCGTGTGCCGGTTCAAAGCAACATCTTTCTGTATATACAAAGCCCTTCTTTACCTGGGGCCTCAACCAAATTCAAATTTAGTAAATTGGTGATCAGAGTTCAACTTTCATGTGGGTAGTTGGCAATGAGCCTGCAATTGATAAGTTTGGTATTAGAAATTAAAAACCAAGAGCTTCAAACCAGAAGGAAGAACTAAAATTTTGACTACGTTTTCCTCTCACCATGGAAACTCTGTGGCTGGAATGCTGCTTCCTGGCTCTGGTTCTGGCCGAATCCCATTTGAACAACACTTTGGAGGTCGTCCTCCCAGAATGATGAGAGCTGGATTATTCAAACAGGTAGAGATGAGAATATGATAAGGATTGTGGGAACTTGTTAAAGTATTTTGTAAAGACATAACCTTTTTCTTGGAGGAATTAAACAAAATTGAATTACCTGAGAAGCAGCTTCACCAAAAACATCAACAGAAGATAACTGCACACCAAGATTTAGACGAAACGCGGCATCTAATGGGTTCACTGAGCACTGAGTCTCTGCTCCATTAGAAATTCCACTTTGAAGGGGTGGTCCTTGCTGGTGCTGTTGCCCATATTGAAAGGCTGGTGCTGAAGAATCTAATGGGTAAATTGGATGTGGCAAGGACCCTCGAGGCTGAAGTATCTGAGttcacagaaaaagaaaataaaaaagaaccccATTTCAGCAGATTCGCAATTGATTAATTAGCGAAAATAAGTTCTTATGCATCATAACTATGACTCATCAATTTACCTCCTTTGAGAGTAGACTTTCCATGTTGAAATCAAGCCTCGGGTTCACAGTGGATAATTTCATAGACAGGAACTGCAAAAACACATTACAAATTCAGTCATTTAActcaaaatctgaaattatgatcACAAATGGATGTTGGGTTATGTTGTTGAATCTGAATTTACCTCAACTTGGCGTTGCAGTGACTGAACATAGTTTATAATCTCGTCGAGCATAACCGCTTTACCAGTCACCTACAGTTGAGAATTCAAAGCCATGTTTAGAatcacaattcattcttcagtCTTAGCAGCTAATCAACTTTAACTTCTTTTCAGTGGACAATACCTTATTGCAACCCGGTACAAGATCTTGAAGGAACTTCATCCGTTCACTGATCTTCTCTCTTCGGACCTGGAAACCAGAGAATCAGAAAGGCCCAGTTAATTAGGAAGGTGATCATTATCCCGGCTTCATATTATTCTGAGAGAATTGCTTCAATTCTTACCCTTTCAGCAAGACTGTGGCTATCAGTGGCTTGGCCTCTTCTTGCTCTAACATGGATGTAGTCCTTGGGAGGTTCTGGTGGCTTCGAGTTATCCTTGGTTTTCTTCTGACCTCCATCCCCTGGACTGTTGGAACCCCCATTGGGTTCTGCCTTTGCCTTTGTTGCATCCTTTTCCTTTGCAGTGGCTTCAGCTGATTTGCTTCTTTTTGCATATGGGTCCTCCTCTTCCTGCAAGTGAGAATTCCTAGGCCTTTAAGCTCATTCTTTGAGGGATTAATTAAGaagatttgaattttgacttaTGATTTGATAATTCAGACAAGAATTGCATACCTTCGATTCTTTTTCAGAAGGGGATAAAGGGGTGTCCTTTGCTTTTCCTCTTGGAGCAGCTTTTCTCTTTCTGCCATTGGCAGCATTGGAAGCTTTCATGACAGAATCCCCACCTGGGATTTGCTCAGAAATTGAGGATTCCTCACGAGAATTTGCGAAATCCTCTGCATTGTCTAGTGTTGAAGACCTCGATAATTTACCGAATTTCCTATCTGAAGCCGAAGCGGATCTCATCTCTGTCTCAATTGTGTCCTGCAATGGAGTTTCTTTGTTCTCCTGACTACCCATCTGAGACCCAACAACCTTGAGAGATTGGCTGCTGGAGACTCTCGATAGCTTTCCATTCCCCACCCTTGGCACTGATCTGTAAGGGAATTCAGCTTCTTTGAGTCCAAATTGGCCTGTTAATCCACTGAAATTCCGACTGCCGAAGCAGGAGGACCTCGCAGCCCTCTCTGCAAATCCAGGATCAGCAGCGAAAGGAGCCAAACTTGGATGGGTAGGCATGGGATTCCCCAAGAGGGGTATATTCCCAGTGACCTGATGATCcatcatggaaagatttagttTTGGTGGTGAATTCAAAGGGGTACTATAGCAGGAAGTGTTGGCACTATTGTTTCCCCCAATGTAAGAAGCCGAAGCTGCACTACCACCCATTGTCCGAGACTGAGGAGAGATCTCTCCGGAGTTACAGATGCTACCAAGTCTCCCAATCAGTTCTCTGATGACGACACTGTCAGGCGGAACCGCCGCATTCGATGTGGCAGGAGAAGAAACAATTGAGCTCAGGGCTGATTCAAAAGGAACACTCTGATCCATTGAATTCTCCCAATTGAGATTGAGGAAGCAATTGGGCAATTGCTCTGAAGAACCATTCAGGTCTCCAAGTGGAAGCTCCATGGCTGAGGATGAAGAATGCCAATTGGTTGGTGTAGAAGACGAAGAGGCTGGATAAGTCAGGGGAGGTGGGCTACCAGCATTCATAAAGAGCTTCTCCTTTTCCATAGACAAATACTTTTAGAATTACACAGAGAAGAAAAGCTGAGATCAATAGAAGCTCTGAATCTCCAAAAAAATTGAGGACCCAGATGAAGATTCACCACAATAAACAAGAATCAAGTGTTTGTGAATTGAGTTTTTGCTCTTTCCCAAGTGGGGTGTAGCAGCAGTAGGCACAAGAAGAAAGAGCAAAGCCAAAACCTGGTTGGAGTAAGAGAAATGTGGTTTGATTTACTCTCTTGTGTTAGTCCCAAAGAAGGCTGAGCTGAGGAGGTGAAGAGAGAGGATAGGAGAGCAGAGGAGAGAAGACATGGGTTGTGAAGGAAAGCAGAGAAAGGGAAGGAGAGGGGTTGGGGTGGGATGTATTAATAAAgctaaaaaggaaaatgtttgtttgacctttttttaataatactCTCACTATTTCCTACTATTAATagtctttttcccttttttacccaaaaaaatagtctctttctctctcttttcccttttttttttctttttttctttttttgttttcttcttttcttgattttctctctctctctccctctctctctctcctagctTCCGTAATCGACGGTGGAGTGATGCCGGGCCATGGACATCAAACCAGCTAATGTCCCCTCTATTGAAATTAACTCCTTCCCTCTGCCATGAAAGCCTGATAGTGAGATGTTTGAAAAGtttgtcctttttttctttcctcttctacTTCTGCGAAACGAGAGAGATTGAAATTTGAGAGAGGAGTGTGTTGGCGTTTAACTGTTTAAGCTTTACCTCTGCTTGCCAAATACAAAACTGTTTGGCATATGgtaaaatcatcaataattaaaatatgagagagagagagagagagtgagagagtgagagggagagagggggggggggggggNNNNNNNNNNNNNNNNNNNNNNNNNNNNGGGGGGGGGGAGATGTATCTTGTAATGTAAGTCTTGTATTTCTTATGGGTGAAAGGttgttttgagagagagagagagaggaatcttGTCATCTAAGTCTTGTATTTCTTTATTAGTGAAAGGTTGTTTTGCAAGGTAGAGGAGAAAAGGAGGTAGAACATTGATAAATTAACTACGATCCAGTTTCT is part of the Macadamia integrifolia cultivar HAES 741 chromosome 9, SCU_Mint_v3, whole genome shotgun sequence genome and encodes:
- the LOC122088285 gene encoding transcription factor bHLH62 translates to MEKEKLFMNAGSPPPLTYPASSSSTPTNWHSSSSAMELPLGDLNGSSEQLPNCFLNLNWENSMDQSVPFESALSSIVSSPATSNAAVPPDSVVIRELIGRLGSICNSGEISPQSRTMGGSAASASYIGGNNSANTSCYSTPLNSPPKLNLSMMDHQVTGNIPLLGNPMPTHPSLAPFAADPGFAERAARSSCFGSRNFSGLTGQFGLKEAEFPYRSVPRVGNGKLSRVSSSQSLKVVGSQMGSQENKETPLQDTIETEMRSASASDRKFGKLSRSSTLDNAEDFANSREESSISEQIPGGDSVMKASNAANGRKRKAAPRGKAKDTPLSPSEKESKEEEDPYAKRSKSAEATAKEKDATKAKAEPNGGSNSPGDGGQKKTKDNSKPPEPPKDYIHVRARRGQATDSHSLAERVRREKISERMKFLQDLVPGCNKVTGKAVMLDEIINYVQSLQRQVEFLSMKLSTVNPRLDFNMESLLSKEILQPRGSLPHPIYPLDSSAPAFQYGQQHQQGPPLQSGISNGAETQCSVNPLDAAFRLNLGVQLSSVDVFGEAASQLSSFWEDDLQSVVQMGFGQNQSQEAAFQPQSFHGSLPTTHMKVEL